A portion of the Babylonia areolata isolate BAREFJ2019XMU chromosome 16, ASM4173473v1, whole genome shotgun sequence genome contains these proteins:
- the LOC143290965 gene encoding uncharacterized protein LOC143290965: MSMSLAAAAAEGVITLVVNNSGLLLSMPATAAPTLLAGLVIGASMGRLLSSSSNNQQQQKKKEQEQEQEQEEQTQQQPKVTKPRAKPKPRVKRLSVNRPRPFK, encoded by the coding sequence ATGAGCATGTCGCTGGCAGCGGCGGCGGCTGAGGGCGTCATCACCCTGGTGGTCAACAACAGCGGTCTGCTGCTCAGCATGCCCGCTACTGCTGCCCCCACCTTACTGGCCGGGCTGGTGATCGGCGCTTCCATGGGCCGCCTCCTCAGCTCCTCTTCCAacaaccagcagcagcagaagaagaaggagcaggagcaggagcaggagcaggaggagcagacgcagcagcagcccaaggttACCAAGCCCCGGGCCAAACCCAAGCCGAGAGTTAAGAGGCTGAGTGTGAACCGCCCTCGCCCGTTCAAGtag